A region from the Proteiniborus ethanoligenes genome encodes:
- a CDS encoding amino acid ABC transporter substrate-binding protein, with protein sequence MKKIRMRLVVLFSLLIIGFLAITGCSSNTSNNEDSFSKIKEKGYIVMGLDDTFAPMGFKDEKGEIVGFDVDLAKEVFKRIGLEVRFQPIDWTMKESELKAGNIDLIWNGYSINDERKEKVAFSKPYLENKQIIVTLSNSDIITKNDLKDKNVAAQNGSSAVDAMNKEPTIVSSFKGGEPVVFDTNNEALMDLEAGRVDAFVGDEVLARYYIKQRGYDKYKVIEENFGKEEYGIGMRKGDKELVKQVDKALDDMKQDGTYEEIFNKWFK encoded by the coding sequence ATGAAAAAAATTCGTATGAGGCTAGTAGTATTATTTAGTTTATTAATCATTGGATTTCTTGCTATTACCGGCTGTTCCTCTAATACCTCAAATAATGAAGATAGCTTTTCAAAAATTAAAGAAAAAGGCTATATAGTAATGGGATTAGATGATACATTTGCACCTATGGGCTTTAAGGATGAAAAGGGAGAGATAGTAGGCTTTGATGTGGACTTAGCTAAAGAGGTATTTAAGAGAATAGGACTAGAGGTCAGGTTTCAACCTATAGATTGGACTATGAAAGAATCTGAGCTTAAGGCTGGTAATATTGATTTAATATGGAATGGATATTCAATAAATGATGAAAGAAAAGAAAAAGTAGCATTTTCTAAGCCTTATTTAGAAAACAAACAAATAATCGTAACACTATCTAATTCAGATATAATTACTAAAAATGATTTAAAGGATAAAAATGTTGCAGCGCAAAACGGTTCAAGTGCTGTAGATGCTATGAATAAAGAGCCTACTATAGTTAGCTCATTTAAGGGGGGTGAACCAGTAGTATTCGATACTAACAACGAAGCCCTAATGGATTTAGAGGCTGGCAGAGTAGATGCATTTGTTGGAGACGAAGTATTAGCTAGATACTACATTAAACAAAGAGGCTATGATAAATACAAGGTTATTGAGGAAAATTTTGGGAAAGAAGAATATGGAATAGGTATGAGAAAAGGAGATAAAGAATTAGTCAAGCAGGTTGATAAGGCTTTAGATGATATGAAACAAGATGGAACCTATGAAGAAATATTTAATAAATGGTTTAAGTAA
- a CDS encoding amino acid ABC transporter permease has product MKYIITLMYTMLQGTVVTLEVFSITLIFSIVLGIIVALCRLSKIKPLSRAMELYIWVMRGTPLLLQLIFIFFGLPFIGIILDRLPAALIAFILNYGAYFGEIYRGGIESIDIGQHEAAQALGFTPMKAFIWIIFPQAIKRTLAPVANEVITLVKDTSLVYVVGLGELLRAGKIASNRDASLVPLIVVGLFYLVLVGILTKIFKTFEKRFSYYQ; this is encoded by the coding sequence ATGAAATATATCATTACTTTAATGTATACAATGCTTCAAGGAACAGTAGTTACTTTAGAAGTGTTTTCAATAACCTTAATATTCTCTATTGTATTAGGCATTATTGTTGCATTATGTAGGCTATCAAAGATAAAGCCTTTAAGTAGAGCAATGGAGCTATATATTTGGGTTATGAGAGGAACACCCTTGCTGTTACAGTTAATATTTATATTTTTCGGCCTTCCTTTTATAGGTATAATATTAGATAGACTTCCAGCTGCATTGATAGCTTTTATATTAAACTATGGAGCATATTTTGGAGAAATATACAGGGGTGGTATAGAATCTATAGATATAGGGCAGCATGAAGCAGCTCAAGCTCTAGGATTTACACCTATGAAAGCATTCATTTGGATAATATTCCCTCAGGCAATAAAAAGAACCTTAGCACCTGTTGCAAATGAAGTAATTACTTTAGTAAAGGATACATCATTAGTTTATGTAGTTGGATTAGGAGAGCTATTAAGAGCAGGAAAGATTGCTTCAAATAGAGATGCTTCACTAGTCCCCCTTATTGTAGTAGGTTTGTTTTACCTAGTTTTAGTAGGTATATTGACAAAAATATTTAAGACCTTTGAAAAGAGATTTTCATATTATCAATAA
- the arcC gene encoding carbamate kinase, whose product MIVSKVMIALGGNALGNSPKEQLELVKETAKPIVDLIEAGHIVVLAHGNGPQVGMINSALETAASVDNRIPEMPFPECGAMSQGYIGYHLQNAIAFELKNRNINKSVVSVVTQVIVDENDEAFKKPSKPIGGFFSKEEADELVIKKGYTMVEDSGRGYRRVVPSPKPVDIVEKDVINDIVNSGHIVIAVGGGGIPTVRKGNALIGIPAVIDKDLASQKLAELLDCDTLFILTAVEKIAINFGKPNQVNLDRITVGEALKYIDEGHFAPGSMLPKVEAAIDFVQSKEGRTAVISSLENAKKAISGETGTTIYR is encoded by the coding sequence ATGATTGTGAGTAAAGTAATGATAGCATTAGGAGGAAACGCATTAGGCAACAGCCCAAAAGAACAATTAGAATTAGTAAAAGAAACGGCCAAGCCTATTGTGGATTTAATTGAAGCAGGACACATCGTTGTACTAGCCCATGGAAATGGACCACAGGTTGGAATGATTAATTCTGCTTTAGAAACTGCAGCAAGTGTAGATAATAGAATTCCTGAAATGCCTTTTCCCGAGTGTGGAGCAATGAGTCAAGGCTATATAGGATATCATCTTCAAAATGCCATAGCATTTGAATTAAAGAATAGAAATATTAACAAATCAGTTGTTTCTGTAGTAACACAGGTTATTGTAGATGAAAATGATGAGGCATTTAAGAAGCCTTCTAAGCCAATAGGTGGATTTTTTAGTAAAGAGGAAGCAGATGAGCTAGTAATCAAAAAAGGATATACAATGGTTGAAGACTCTGGAAGAGGATATAGAAGAGTAGTTCCTTCCCCTAAACCAGTAGATATAGTGGAGAAAGATGTTATCAATGACATTGTAAACAGTGGTCATATTGTAATTGCTGTAGGAGGTGGAGGAATCCCTACAGTAAGAAAAGGCAATGCTCTAATAGGTATTCCAGCAGTTATAGATAAAGACTTAGCTAGTCAAAAATTAGCGGAGCTATTAGATTGCGATACCCTATTTATACTAACTGCAGTAGAAAAAATCGCAATTAACTTTGGTAAACCAAATCAAGTAAACTTAGACAGAATTACAGTAGGAGAAGCACTAAAATATATTGACGAAGGACATTTTGCACCAGGAAGTATGCTACCAAAGGTAGAGGCTGCAATTGATTTTGTACAATCAAAAGAAGGTAGAACAGCTGTTATTTCTTCTCTTGAAAATGCAAAAAAAGCCATTTCAGGTGAAACAGGTACAACTATTTATAGATAA
- the fdrA gene encoding acyl-CoA synthetase FdrA yields MIYGLIKKNTYQDSVNLMLLSSKLSKLDGINKVSIMMGTPANKEIFQNTGMDVAEFEDATPNDICIAVDTDNESLVSNVSNELDNFIKDLSSKSKDKKLTTSRTLDGALNNLPDANLALISLPGEYVFKEADRLLDKNINTFIFSDNVSIEEEKKLKEKAHNKGLIVMGPDCGTGIISSIPLAFANIVQKGNIGIVGASGTGIQEVTSIIGRNGGGISHAIGIGGRDLSEEIGGISAIDALKMLNEDDNTDVIVFISKPPAPSVKDKVIETFKTLDKKVVALFLGEKPENSEDNIIYVWTLEEAGYQALMISKTSGNYRKNLQGILEKLDTIKSNQNQRKIHGYYGGGTLAGEASILLKDYFNIKDSKNPEGYMLNYEGHEIIDFGDDRYTKGRPHPMIDPSTRIDILNKLIEKEDVAIVLFDNVLGYGSNDDMAGALAPEIKKVIEYKNSKGQDILFIASVCGTEEDKQVYSSQVTELKEAGVLVLDTNAEATYTAIEALKYLQTEDKTTVSEINKNGLLNTDLKVINIGLENFANTVLSHGGQVVQYNWSPIAGGDKKTQGLLDLLNSL; encoded by the coding sequence ATGATTTATGGATTAATTAAGAAAAATACCTATCAAGACTCAGTAAATTTAATGCTTCTTAGTAGTAAGCTTTCAAAATTAGATGGAATCAACAAAGTTTCTATAATGATGGGAACACCTGCAAACAAAGAAATATTTCAAAATACAGGAATGGATGTAGCAGAATTTGAAGATGCAACCCCTAATGATATCTGTATAGCAGTTGACACTGATAATGAAAGTCTAGTCAGTAATGTATCAAATGAGTTAGATAATTTCATAAAGGATTTATCTTCAAAGTCAAAGGATAAGAAACTAACAACATCTAGAACCTTAGATGGAGCATTGAATAATTTACCTGATGCAAATTTAGCCTTAATATCTTTACCAGGAGAATATGTTTTTAAAGAGGCTGATCGCTTGTTAGATAAAAACATAAACACCTTTATATTTAGTGATAATGTATCTATAGAAGAAGAGAAAAAATTGAAAGAAAAGGCTCATAATAAAGGATTAATAGTAATGGGACCAGATTGTGGTACTGGAATAATATCTAGTATACCTCTAGCTTTTGCCAATATAGTACAAAAAGGAAATATTGGTATAGTAGGTGCATCAGGAACTGGTATTCAAGAGGTAACATCCATAATTGGTAGAAATGGTGGAGGAATTTCACATGCAATAGGAATTGGTGGAAGAGATTTATCAGAAGAAATAGGAGGAATTTCTGCTATTGATGCCCTTAAGATGTTAAATGAAGATGACAATACTGATGTTATAGTATTCATATCTAAGCCACCAGCACCATCAGTAAAAGATAAGGTAATTGAGACTTTCAAAACCTTAGATAAAAAAGTAGTAGCATTATTTTTAGGTGAAAAGCCTGAAAATTCTGAAGATAACATAATATATGTTTGGACATTAGAAGAAGCTGGCTATCAAGCTCTAATGATTTCTAAAACTTCAGGAAACTATAGAAAAAATCTTCAAGGTATCTTAGAAAAATTAGATACTATAAAAAGTAATCAAAATCAAAGAAAAATTCACGGATACTATGGTGGAGGAACTTTAGCAGGAGAGGCATCTATATTGCTTAAGGATTACTTTAACATTAAGGACAGTAAAAATCCTGAAGGTTATATGCTTAATTATGAGGGCCATGAAATTATTGATTTTGGTGATGATAGGTATACAAAAGGAAGACCTCATCCAATGATAGATCCTAGCACAAGAATTGATATATTAAATAAACTAATCGAAAAAGAAGATGTAGCTATTGTACTATTTGATAATGTGTTAGGCTATGGCTCAAATGATGATATGGCAGGAGCGTTGGCGCCTGAAATTAAGAAGGTCATAGAATATAAAAATTCAAAAGGACAAGACATATTATTTATAGCTTCTGTATGTGGTACTGAAGAAGATAAACAAGTATACAGTTCACAAGTTACTGAATTAAAAGAAGCAGGGGTACTTGTTTTAGATACGAATGCTGAAGCTACTTATACAGCAATAGAAGCATTAAAGTACCTTCAAACAGAAGATAAAACTACAGTTTCAGAAATAAATAAAAATGGGTTGTTAAATACTGATCTTAAGGTTATAAACATAGGACTTGAAAACTTTGCAAATACTGTATTAAGTCATGGTGGACAAGTTGTTCAATATAATTGGTCACCTATTGCAGGTGGAGATAAAAAAACACAAGGTCTATTAGATCTACTAAATTCTTTATAG
- a CDS encoding ABC transporter substrate-binding protein, producing the protein MKKFKWTALFIVIMSLIWMVGCTSKGNLNEESQLEKPNTVEKLRLKVGVMPAVDSAPIFVAAKNSYFEELGLDVDVQIYMNAMNRQSALQSGELDGAMTDVIALVNNVQNGFDIKVTTSTDGSFPILVRKDFEEKKDIKVGLMEVSVVNYLADEFLIEEYSMDKIFINEIPARLEMINQGQIDMAVLPEPVASQGELMGLEKRIYNSKDEFSPEIMVFTGDAIKNKEKEIELFHKAYNKAVEEIRKDENIARDILIQELKLNPEVKDKIALPEYNKARVPSKEYIEKIISWNEKVLGKKIDLKYEELVEGKFVK; encoded by the coding sequence ATGAAAAAATTTAAATGGACAGCTTTATTTATTGTTATCATGTCTTTAATATGGATGGTAGGATGTACTTCCAAGGGAAATCTAAATGAAGAATCACAATTGGAGAAGCCTAATACAGTGGAAAAACTAAGATTAAAGGTTGGAGTTATGCCAGCAGTTGACTCAGCACCTATTTTTGTTGCAGCAAAGAATAGTTATTTTGAGGAATTAGGTTTGGACGTGGATGTTCAAATATATATGAATGCTATGAATAGACAAAGCGCTCTTCAAAGTGGTGAGCTAGATGGAGCTATGACGGATGTTATTGCATTAGTTAATAATGTGCAAAATGGCTTTGATATAAAGGTTACTACCAGTACTGATGGGAGCTTTCCTATATTAGTAAGAAAGGATTTTGAAGAAAAAAAGGATATTAAAGTAGGGCTTATGGAAGTAAGTGTAGTTAATTACCTTGCAGATGAGTTTCTTATTGAAGAATACAGTATGGATAAAATATTTATAAACGAAATTCCTGCAAGATTAGAAATGATAAATCAAGGACAAATAGATATGGCAGTACTTCCAGAACCTGTTGCATCTCAAGGAGAGCTAATGGGTCTGGAAAAGAGAATTTACAATAGCAAAGATGAGTTTTCTCCTGAGATTATGGTATTTACAGGGGATGCTATAAAAAATAAAGAAAAAGAAATTGAATTATTTCATAAAGCTTATAACAAAGCTGTTGAAGAGATTAGGAAGGATGAAAATATAGCCAGAGATATATTAATCCAAGAGTTAAAGCTAAATCCTGAAGTAAAGGACAAGATTGCTTTACCAGAGTATAACAAAGCAAGAGTACCAAGCAAAGAGTATATTGAAAAGATAATTAGCTGGAATGAAAAAGTATTAGGTAAAAAAATAGATTTAAAATATGAAGAGCTTGTTGAAGGGAAGTTTGTAAAATAA
- a CDS encoding PTS sugar transporter subunit IIC — protein MKATELQPIPMGMLVAALMGIALTLPISSTAIAIMIGISGVASGAAVVGGCAHTIGFGIQSYRENGFSGLIAQSLGSPMVQIGNIVKNPLLMVPPTITSMILGPFVTTIFKMESISAAAGTGTSGLVAPLGALAAMTQAGYPAGEIWLKIIVFCFIAPAILTWIISEIFRKLGWIKPGDLKLDI, from the coding sequence ATGAAAGCAACTGAATTACAACCAATACCAATGGGAATGTTAGTTGCAGCATTGATGGGTATAGCTTTAACACTACCTATTAGTAGTACTGCTATTGCAATAATGATTGGTATATCTGGAGTAGCATCTGGGGCAGCTGTTGTAGGTGGATGTGCTCATACTATAGGTTTTGGTATCCAAAGCTACAGAGAAAATGGATTCTCAGGTTTAATAGCTCAGTCATTAGGCTCCCCAATGGTTCAAATAGGAAATATAGTTAAAAATCCTTTACTAATGGTCCCGCCAACAATTACATCAATGATACTTGGACCATTTGTAACTACAATTTTTAAAATGGAAAGTATATCAGCTGCAGCTGGTACAGGAACATCTGGTTTAGTTGCACCACTTGGAGCTTTAGCAGCTATGACTCAAGCAGGTTATCCAGCAGGAGAGATTTGGTTAAAAATTATAGTATTCTGTTTCATAGCCCCTGCAATATTAACTTGGATTATCTCTGAGATTTTCAGAAAATTAGGTTGGATAAAACCTGGAGATTTAAAATTAGACATTTAA
- a CDS encoding ABC transporter ATP-binding protein: protein MISIKDLHVSYGSEIALQNVNLHVEKNTTCAIIGPSGCGKTTLLYSIGALIKPNEGKVLIDGQELTNVRKNTGVILQDYGLLPWKTVWNNVAFALLCRGFNKDEANEKVEDILRELGIYEYRSKYPGELSGGQKQRVAIGRTLALEPDLLLMDEPSSALDAMTKEHIQNIILNIYKRKPITLITVTHNIEEAAFLGQKIVIMKKAGIVHIMDNPYFGKDKLRENIDFYKFCLEIRKWIHEDI, encoded by the coding sequence ATGATTAGTATAAAGGATTTACATGTAAGCTATGGAAGCGAAATAGCTCTTCAAAATGTAAACCTTCATGTAGAAAAAAACACAACCTGTGCTATTATAGGGCCTTCTGGCTGTGGCAAGACCACTTTATTATATTCTATAGGAGCCTTGATAAAGCCAAATGAGGGTAAAGTACTAATAGATGGACAAGAACTGACTAATGTCCGTAAGAATACAGGAGTTATATTACAGGATTATGGGCTCCTTCCTTGGAAGACTGTTTGGAATAATGTAGCCTTTGCATTACTATGCAGAGGCTTTAATAAGGATGAAGCTAATGAAAAAGTAGAAGATATCCTTAGAGAGCTAGGCATATATGAATATAGAAGTAAATACCCAGGAGAACTAAGTGGAGGACAAAAGCAAAGAGTTGCTATAGGAAGAACCTTGGCACTAGAGCCAGATCTTCTGCTTATGGATGAGCCCTCATCTGCTCTTGATGCAATGACAAAGGAGCATATACAAAATATTATTCTAAATATTTACAAGAGAAAGCCTATTACACTGATTACAGTAACTCATAATATTGAGGAGGCAGCCTTTTTAGGACAAAAGATTGTTATCATGAAAAAAGCAGGAATAGTGCATATTATGGATAATCCTTACTTTGGGAAGGATAAATTAAGAGAAAACATTGATTTCTACAAGTTTTGCTTAGAGATTAGGAAGTGGATACATGAAGATATATAG
- a CDS encoding DUF1116 domain-containing protein yields the protein MKYNSLNEANQAVIDKIVSAQPYLVDVVPAKSVIKELNGKVLLHAGPPIKWEQMTEPMKGSCYGAAIFEGWATNEEEAHKLLSNGEIEFIPCHHVDAVGPMGGITSGNMAVLVVENKDGGNRAYCTMNEGIGKVLRFGAYNEEVVNRLHWMKDVLGPSLSKALKLTDGGMNLNVIIAKAITMGDEFHQRNIAASAIFMKDITPYLVQTDISKEDLLAVTKFLADTDQFFLNIAMALSKAVMDSARTIQEGTIVTAMTRNGNEFGIRVSGMGDQWFTAPVNTPEGLFFTGYSQEDANPDIGDSAITEALGVGGMAMIAAPGVTRFVGAGGFDAAQNISDEMKEICMDHNPNWSIPTWDFKGACLGIDVRKVVETGITPLINTGIAHKKAGVGQVGAGTVRAPLGCFTKALEALVEKYAK from the coding sequence ATGAAATATAATAGTTTAAACGAAGCAAACCAAGCGGTTATTGATAAAATTGTATCTGCACAGCCATATCTAGTTGATGTAGTGCCTGCAAAAAGCGTAATTAAAGAATTAAATGGGAAAGTATTACTTCACGCTGGTCCTCCAATAAAATGGGAGCAAATGACTGAGCCAATGAAAGGTTCTTGCTATGGAGCGGCTATATTTGAAGGATGGGCAACTAATGAAGAAGAAGCACATAAATTACTCTCAAATGGAGAAATTGAGTTTATTCCTTGTCATCATGTAGATGCAGTTGGTCCAATGGGTGGAATAACATCAGGTAACATGGCTGTTTTAGTTGTTGAGAATAAAGATGGTGGAAATAGAGCTTACTGTACAATGAATGAAGGTATAGGTAAAGTATTAAGATTTGGAGCATATAACGAAGAAGTTGTTAATAGACTTCATTGGATGAAAGATGTTTTAGGACCATCTTTGTCTAAAGCACTAAAACTAACTGATGGTGGTATGAACCTAAATGTAATAATAGCAAAAGCAATAACTATGGGTGATGAATTCCACCAAAGAAATATCGCAGCTTCTGCAATATTTATGAAAGATATAACTCCATATCTTGTACAAACAGATATTAGTAAAGAAGACTTGTTAGCAGTAACAAAATTCCTTGCTGATACAGATCAGTTCTTCCTAAATATTGCAATGGCTCTTTCTAAAGCAGTAATGGACTCAGCAAGAACAATACAAGAAGGAACAATTGTAACTGCCATGACTAGAAATGGTAATGAATTTGGTATAAGAGTATCAGGAATGGGAGATCAATGGTTTACTGCACCTGTTAATACTCCAGAAGGTTTATTCTTTACTGGATATTCTCAAGAAGATGCTAACCCTGATATAGGAGACAGTGCTATTACAGAGGCTCTTGGTGTTGGTGGTATGGCAATGATTGCTGCTCCTGGAGTAACTAGATTTGTAGGTGCAGGTGGATTTGATGCAGCTCAAAACATTAGTGATGAAATGAAGGAAATTTGTATGGATCACAATCCAAACTGGTCTATTCCAACATGGGATTTTAAAGGAGCTTGTCTTGGAATTGATGTGAGAAAAGTTGTTGAAACAGGGATAACACCTCTTATAAATACAGGAATTGCACATAAAAAGGCTGGCGTTGGCCAAGTTGGTGCAGGTACAGTTAGAGCTCCACTTGGATGCTTTACAAAAGCATTAGAAGCATTAGTTGAAAAGTATGCAAAATAA